The following proteins are encoded in a genomic region of Desulfosoma sp.:
- a CDS encoding DMT family transporter produces the protein MDDEKKPALWMLWGVVSAGILAISSASILIRLAEAPSLAIASYRVTLAAACVAPWALHAFFRTGLVMPPRWKAVLLSGFFLALHFAFWIESLKRTSVASSVTLVSTSPVFTAVLSSFLLRERLRPLMAVAIGACLVGTAVVAGMDFHLGTNSLIGDLLALAGGLMASGYFLAGRYARTTLPLSTYIFWTYGLASVVLGLFCLMSRTPVFGFPPKTYAVLILLAAIPQMIGHTSFNWALKHLNATAVAVLTLGEPLGATLLAYLLFHETVSLPTAVGLCLLAAGIVTCGFAASERPQKAGRPADG, from the coding sequence ATGGATGATGAAAAAAAGCCTGCATTGTGGATGCTGTGGGGCGTCGTTTCCGCCGGTATTTTGGCCATCTCCAGTGCCTCTATACTGATTCGGCTGGCCGAAGCACCTTCCCTGGCCATCGCCAGTTATCGAGTCACACTCGCCGCAGCATGCGTAGCGCCCTGGGCCCTTCATGCCTTCTTTCGAACGGGCCTCGTCATGCCGCCGCGATGGAAAGCCGTCCTGCTTTCCGGCTTTTTTCTGGCACTGCATTTTGCCTTTTGGATCGAGTCCCTGAAAAGGACCTCTGTGGCCAGTTCCGTCACCTTGGTAAGTACCAGCCCGGTCTTTACGGCTGTCTTGTCTTCCTTTCTCTTGAGGGAACGTCTTCGGCCGCTCATGGCCGTGGCCATTGGAGCCTGTCTTGTAGGAACCGCTGTCGTGGCCGGCATGGATTTTCACCTGGGAACCAATTCTCTTATCGGGGACCTCTTGGCTTTAGCCGGAGGTTTGATGGCATCCGGGTATTTTCTTGCCGGCCGATATGCTCGAACCACCCTACCCCTTTCCACTTACATCTTTTGGACTTATGGCCTTGCCAGTGTGGTTCTCGGACTCTTTTGCCTCATGAGCCGAACCCCTGTTTTCGGTTTTCCCCCTAAAACTTATGCCGTGCTCATTCTCCTTGCCGCCATTCCTCAGATGATCGGCCACACCAGCTTCAACTGGGCCCTCAAACACCTGAACGCCACGGCGGTAGCCGTTCTGACCTTAGGGGAACCTTTAGGAGCCACCCTGCTTGCCTATCTTCTTTTTCATGAAACAGTGTCTCTGCCTACAGCCGTAGGACTGTGCCTGCTGGCGGCTGGTATTGTCACCTGCGGATTTGCGGCCTCTGAACGACCCCAGAAGGCCGGGAGGCCGGCCGACGGGTAG
- the csx2 gene encoding TIGR02221 family CRISPR-associated protein, whose translation MARVFISPLGTNKYLPCYYEIDGRRSARPVNFIQEALLAHWCVSWTAEDRILILCTREAEERNWLNGGNFEKGLRTRIEELNLPAQRQMLPIPDGKNETEIMDIFMILMEALKPQDQVYLDVTHSFRSLPLLQTVILNYAKVLKDIRVERIVYGAFETMGTLKEVEQRPVEQRIAPVFDLTPYDALLDWARAVDIFQKAGRPQEIKRLIGRNLGAVFNKRQEQDQKKLACSMSTLGNQLENLCLNLSAARGPHVLKAQSFDEQLDAVENQRLIPPLTPLLEILRRKVQRFKVQNETTKGFEAAAWCLEHELIPQAYVLLRETILSALCRWAGQDPMNEKMRENFWSALLHVVATGKPEKDWEGLLAQKRDEALHVLRTGGEALKTLAKKFEALRDRRNDLMHAGWKTDAKSAPSLLQFLQNGGLESLRTAWEAFEAAVPPLSRGHGKGQ comes from the coding sequence ATGGCGAGAGTTTTTATCAGCCCTTTGGGTACCAACAAGTATCTACCGTGTTACTACGAAATTGACGGTCGAAGGTCGGCACGGCCGGTTAATTTTATTCAAGAAGCTCTTTTGGCCCACTGGTGTGTTTCATGGACCGCTGAGGATCGAATACTCATCTTGTGTACAAGAGAAGCCGAGGAAAGAAATTGGCTGAATGGTGGCAACTTTGAAAAGGGTTTGCGGACGCGCATCGAAGAGCTGAATCTTCCCGCTCAACGCCAGATGCTGCCTATTCCCGACGGCAAAAACGAAACGGAAATCATGGATATTTTCATGATCCTTATGGAAGCTCTTAAGCCTCAGGACCAGGTTTACCTGGACGTCACCCATTCCTTTCGATCTCTTCCTCTACTCCAAACAGTAATCCTCAACTATGCCAAAGTGCTCAAGGACATCCGCGTGGAACGCATTGTGTACGGTGCCTTTGAAACCATGGGAACACTGAAGGAAGTCGAGCAGAGACCCGTAGAACAGCGAATCGCCCCCGTGTTTGACCTCACCCCCTACGACGCTCTCCTGGACTGGGCGAGAGCGGTTGATATTTTTCAGAAAGCCGGTCGTCCTCAGGAAATCAAGCGCCTTATAGGACGCAATCTTGGTGCTGTGTTCAATAAGCGACAAGAGCAGGATCAAAAGAAACTGGCGTGCTCTATGTCCACCCTAGGCAATCAGCTAGAAAACCTGTGCCTTAATCTGTCCGCCGCTCGAGGTCCTCATGTGCTCAAAGCTCAATCTTTCGACGAACAACTGGACGCGGTCGAAAACCAGAGGCTGATTCCCCCGCTGACGCCCCTTTTGGAGATCCTTCGCCGCAAAGTGCAAAGATTCAAGGTTCAGAACGAAACGACCAAAGGCTTTGAAGCGGCGGCCTGGTGCTTGGAACATGAGCTGATTCCCCAGGCGTACGTTCTGCTTCGAGAAACCATTCTGAGCGCTCTTTGTCGGTGGGCAGGTCAGGACCCTATGAACGAGAAAATGCGGGAAAATTTCTGGAGCGCCCTTTTACATGTCGTGGCCACAGGCAAACCCGAAAAGGATTGGGAAGGTCTGCTTGCCCAAAAGCGGGACGAAGCCCTGCATGTTCTTAGGACTGGAGGTGAAGCGCTGAAGACGCTTGCCAAAAAGTTTGAAGCTTTAAGGGATCGCAGAAATGATCTGATGCATGCAGGCTGGAAAACCGATGCAAAATCTGCTCCGAGCCTTCTTCAATTCCTTCAGAACGGAGGACTGGAATCCCTTCGTACCGCTTGGGAAGCCTTTGAGGCAGCGGTTCCTCCACTTTCTCGTGGTCATGGAAAAGGGCAATGA
- the csx20 gene encoding CRISPR-associated protein Csx20, which produces MMRQAFVLLSHRLTPDQENDLTQTWQASQVRVMPEELQKLWQEVPPEAASVREWIQPVLEWLAQEAVSGDLVIVQGDYGATCLTASWALSRGLVPVYATTNRVLEETIQPDGSVLQKRIFRHIRFRRYEFV; this is translated from the coding sequence ATGATGCGACAAGCGTTTGTTCTGCTCTCACACCGGCTCACTCCAGATCAGGAAAACGACTTGACACAAACGTGGCAAGCCTCTCAGGTGCGTGTCATGCCCGAAGAATTACAAAAGCTGTGGCAAGAAGTGCCCCCTGAAGCGGCTTCGGTTCGAGAATGGATTCAGCCTGTTTTGGAATGGTTGGCACAGGAAGCGGTTTCCGGCGATCTCGTCATCGTGCAAGGGGACTATGGAGCCACCTGTCTCACCGCATCATGGGCTTTGTCCAGAGGGCTCGTGCCGGTGTATGCCACCACAAACCGAGTCCTTGAGGAAACGATTCAACCAGACGGTAGTGTGCTTCAAAAGCGCATTTTTCGACACATTCGGTTTCGACGTTATGAGTTCGTGTAA
- a CDS encoding CRISPR-associated ring nuclease, with protein MNHVLVTTLGKNWEIVPEILGWTNPDLVDLYKHHPNRKELESLRVQYDIKPIQSLWIITTDGPEIINALDILKNWLNITASNRLRCRVVRVHGLQDLSSLTECRQMSEAIHQVVLCGTKEAGPNGSLLLSLTGGRKTMSSDMQTAAAFFGCRALVHVVGRDDKLPLFKKLQIHDFCKPLPAPIADAVTPVVVARHTPNPLMDYQETWQRPLEDFIHTNLLKALESFVFWQDYCLPIKETPLLDALEKRIQAASNLAANHASHIIQAETSANFLALYSLPPRTIQKLKQTLVGLNREPHQVEAEISLLRRLPKAELHCHLGGALTVKEMIEVASSVGENIQKYRHQLDPWLNAWRSRLNTMDPIHLSKGLNWKTLRQAVPGVPEPLPVAAFILLFESSPHVLEEMIYGTYLEEKNFVGIGYEAYEALGDLQGSALLQSEETLRATCRILGRKAREHNVLHLEVRCSPKNYSRGGLNALQVLQIIAEELTREGSQSTVLILIGSRHRDLSALQKNVALAKKVLEREDLLSQMLAGFDLAGNERVLAPAKVREAFLPLMEKCLHATIHAGETADASSVWQAVYHLNAERIGHGLTLHENPNLLERLRDRRIALEMCPSSNCQIVGFRDTHMPNTASLPHYPLLNYLKQGLRVTVNTDNPGISRTDFSTEYHRAGRLTANGLSLWDILLLIRNAFKAAFTTAPTRHKLLREAENKILQLLDIGLLP; from the coding sequence ATGAACCACGTTCTCGTCACAACACTTGGAAAAAACTGGGAAATTGTTCCAGAAATTCTGGGATGGACCAACCCCGATTTGGTCGACCTCTATAAACACCACCCTAACCGAAAGGAACTCGAGTCTCTTCGCGTCCAATACGATATTAAGCCCATCCAAAGTCTTTGGATTATCACCACAGATGGACCGGAAATCATCAATGCCCTTGACATCTTGAAAAACTGGCTCAACATCACGGCATCCAACCGGCTTCGATGCCGTGTGGTAAGGGTTCACGGCCTTCAGGACCTCTCATCCTTGACCGAATGCCGTCAAATGAGTGAAGCCATTCATCAGGTGGTCCTATGTGGTACTAAGGAGGCAGGCCCCAATGGTTCTCTGCTCTTGTCGCTCACGGGAGGCCGAAAGACCATGAGCAGCGACATGCAAACGGCAGCCGCCTTTTTCGGGTGCCGAGCCCTGGTTCACGTGGTCGGCCGTGACGATAAGCTGCCTCTCTTCAAGAAACTGCAGATCCACGACTTCTGTAAACCTCTTCCCGCCCCTATTGCCGATGCAGTAACACCTGTAGTGGTGGCCCGACACACTCCTAACCCTCTCATGGACTACCAGGAAACCTGGCAAAGGCCGCTGGAAGACTTTATCCACACGAACCTGCTGAAGGCGCTGGAATCCTTTGTTTTTTGGCAGGATTACTGCTTACCTATAAAAGAAACCCCACTCCTTGATGCTCTGGAAAAGCGTATCCAGGCGGCCTCAAACCTCGCGGCTAACCACGCCAGCCACATCATCCAAGCAGAAACCTCGGCCAATTTTCTCGCCCTCTACAGCCTCCCGCCCCGAACTATTCAGAAGCTCAAGCAGACCCTCGTCGGCCTCAATAGAGAGCCCCACCAAGTTGAAGCAGAAATTTCACTTCTTCGCCGTCTCCCCAAAGCGGAACTGCACTGCCATTTAGGCGGAGCTTTAACGGTCAAGGAAATGATCGAAGTGGCCTCATCCGTTGGGGAAAACATCCAAAAATACCGGCACCAACTGGACCCTTGGCTTAATGCTTGGAGATCGCGTCTCAATACGATGGATCCCATCCATCTGAGCAAAGGGTTGAACTGGAAAACGCTACGGCAAGCCGTCCCTGGCGTTCCGGAACCGCTTCCTGTAGCCGCTTTTATTCTCCTTTTTGAATCGAGCCCTCATGTTCTGGAGGAAATGATTTACGGAACCTACCTCGAGGAAAAAAATTTTGTCGGCATAGGCTACGAAGCTTACGAGGCCTTAGGCGATCTTCAGGGATCCGCCCTCCTACAGAGCGAAGAAACCCTAAGAGCAACGTGCCGAATCTTGGGCCGTAAAGCACGAGAACACAACGTGCTACACCTGGAAGTGCGCTGTTCACCGAAGAATTACTCGCGGGGAGGACTAAATGCCCTCCAGGTGCTTCAGATCATTGCTGAAGAACTGACTCGAGAGGGCTCTCAATCCACAGTTCTAATTCTTATCGGTAGCCGCCATCGGGATTTGTCGGCTCTGCAGAAAAATGTGGCTTTAGCGAAAAAAGTTTTAGAGCGTGAAGATCTGCTCTCCCAAATGCTGGCTGGCTTCGATTTGGCCGGAAATGAAAGAGTTCTGGCACCAGCTAAGGTACGCGAGGCTTTTTTGCCTCTCATGGAAAAGTGTTTGCACGCCACCATTCACGCGGGCGAAACTGCCGACGCTTCCAGTGTCTGGCAGGCAGTGTACCATCTCAACGCCGAACGCATTGGTCACGGTCTGACTCTTCATGAGAATCCAAACCTTCTAGAACGCCTCCGGGATCGGCGCATCGCACTGGAGATGTGCCCCTCTAGCAACTGCCAAATCGTAGGCTTTCGAGACACCCACATGCCCAATACGGCATCCCTCCCCCATTACCCTCTCTTGAACTACCTAAAACAGGGTTTACGGGTGACCGTCAACACGGACAACCCTGGCATCTCACGAACCGACTTTTCAACCGAATACCACCGCGCAGGGCGGCTTACCGCTAACGGTTTGAGCCTTTGGGACATTCTGCTGCTCATCCGAAATGCCTTCAAAGCTGCTTTCACCACCGCCCCCACGCGGCACAAACTTCTACGAGAGGCTGAAAATAAGATCCTTCAGCTGCTCGACATAGGATTGCTCCCATGA